A single region of the Paraburkholderia sp. SOS3 genome encodes:
- the gltA gene encoding citrate synthase, giving the protein MNSSSAHATLTFSDSNEKVELPIYKGSMGPDVVDIRKLYGQTGKFTYDPGFMSTASCNSSITYIDGDKGELLYRGFPIDDLAQNADFLETCYLLLKGDLPNPQQKEAFVKSVVNHTMVHEQMHIFFRGFRRDAHPMAILVAAVGALSAFYHDSLDIANADHREVSAIRMIAKLPTLVAMAYKYSIGQPFVYPQNDLSYSANFMRMMFSTPAEEFKVNDVLVRALDRILILHADHEQNASTSTVRLAGSSGANPFACIAAGIACLWGPAHGGANEAALNMLEQIGSVDNIPEFIKQVKDKNSHVKLMGFGHRVYKNYDPRAKLMRETCHEVLEELGLHDDPLFKLAMALEKIALEDDYFVSRKLYPNVDFYSGIVQRALGIPTSMFTCIFAMARTVGWIAQWNEMIADPEQKIGRPRQLFVGHTPREAKPLAER; this is encoded by the coding sequence ATGAACAGCTCAAGCGCACACGCAACGCTAACGTTTTCCGATAGCAACGAGAAGGTCGAACTGCCGATTTACAAAGGCTCGATGGGTCCGGATGTGGTCGATATTCGCAAGCTCTATGGCCAGACCGGCAAGTTCACGTACGACCCGGGGTTCATGTCGACGGCGTCGTGCAATTCCTCGATCACCTATATCGATGGGGACAAGGGCGAACTGCTGTATCGCGGTTTCCCGATCGACGATCTGGCGCAGAATGCGGACTTCCTCGAAACCTGCTATCTGCTGTTGAAAGGCGATCTGCCGAATCCGCAGCAGAAGGAAGCGTTTGTGAAATCGGTGGTCAACCACACGATGGTGCACGAGCAGATGCACATTTTCTTCCGTGGTTTCCGGCGCGACGCGCACCCGATGGCGATTCTCGTGGCGGCAGTCGGCGCGCTGTCCGCGTTCTATCACGACTCGCTCGACATCGCGAATGCCGACCATCGCGAAGTGTCGGCAATCCGCATGATCGCGAAGCTGCCGACGCTCGTCGCGATGGCGTACAAGTACAGCATCGGCCAGCCGTTCGTTTATCCGCAGAACGACCTGTCGTATAGCGCGAACTTCATGCGCATGATGTTCTCGACGCCGGCCGAGGAATTCAAGGTCAACGACGTGCTCGTGCGCGCGCTCGACCGCATCCTGATCCTGCATGCGGACCACGAGCAGAACGCATCGACCTCGACGGTGCGCCTGGCCGGTTCTTCGGGTGCGAACCCGTTTGCCTGTATCGCGGCCGGTATTGCCTGCCTGTGGGGGCCGGCGCACGGCGGCGCGAACGAAGCGGCGCTGAACATGCTCGAGCAGATCGGCTCGGTCGATAACATCCCCGAATTCATCAAGCAGGTGAAGGACAAGAATTCGCATGTGAAGCTGATGGGCTTCGGTCACCGTGTGTACAAGAACTACGATCCGCGCGCGAAGCTGATGCGCGAGACGTGCCACGAAGTGCTCGAGGAACTGGGCCTGCACGACGACCCGCTGTTCAAGCTCGCGATGGCGCTCGAAAAGATCGCGCTCGAAGACGACTACTTCGTGTCGCGCAAGCTGTACCCGAACGTCGACTTCTATTCGGGCATCGTGCAGCGCGCGCTTGGCATTCCGACGTCGATGTTCACCTGCATCTTCGCGATGGCGCGTACGGTGGGCTGGATTGCGCAGTGGAACGAGATGATCGCGGATCCGGAGCAGAAGATCGGCCGTCCGCGCCAGCTCTTTGTCGGTCACACGCCGCGCGAGGCGAAGCCGCTCGCCGAGCGTTGA